The Sphingobacteriales bacterium genomic sequence CGGCAGCTTTCCACTCGGGCATTGAGTTTAAAAGGTCTAAACTGTTGAGGTGGCCAATTTTGGTTTGTGCATAACTGTTAGCTTGTGTACCAATAAAAAGGCAAACGGCAACAAATAAATACTTAATAAATTTCATTACGAATTATATAATTAAAATAAAAATTAAAAATCTAACAAGATTGTTGTGTAATTTAATACGGCAGCACCAAATTATAATTGAATGTTCTTTACAAAGTAACGGTAACTGCCCATAATGCAAGCATGTAATTGTTTAGTGGTTGTAATAAACGTGTTTTAAGCAATCCGGAAGCTAATTATTTTATTGCCATTTTAAAAACAAGGATTAGATGGGCAGTAAAAAAATACATCCGGAAGTTTTAAAACATTCAGTTTATTTATTTTGTGTTTAATTCTTTAAGCACGTCGGCTGTATAGTCAAAACTTGGATTTGCATATACAATAGCAACACCTTGCCCTTTGTCGAGTACAAAATCAATTTTTTTGTTTTTAGCTACCGTTTCAATAGCTTTGGCAACTTGGTCTTGTATGGGTTTTACCAATTCAACCCGTTTTTTATATAACTCACCTTCTGGGCCAAATTTTTCGCGCTGAAAATCTTTTAGCGCTTTTTCTTTGTCAAAAATCTCTTGTTCGCGTTTAGCACGGTCTTTATCGGTTAATAATACTTGCTCGGCCTGAAACTGTTTGTATAGTTTTTCGATGTTTTGTTTTTGGGCGGTTACCTCTTTTTCCCAGCCTTCGGCAATTTGGTTTATTTGTTGTTGTGCTTGTTGGTAGGTATTCATTTTTTCGAGTATTTGCCTCGAATCAACATAGCCAAAACTTTGGGCTGCAAGGTTTGTGGGGGCTAATAAAACAGATAATACAAATAAGGACAAAGCCAAAAATAGTTGCTTCATTGTTTAAACTTAAATTTTTATTTTATAAATGTAACAAAAGCGCTGTAAAGATACGCTTAAATATGGACAAATTAGTTTAGTTTTAGTTTAGTGTGGGCATAAAAATGAGTTAAAAAATCCAAGCCTTTTTGTTTTCATGTTTATTTAACGTTATTTAGCTTGAGCAAAAAATTGGCTTAGGGCGAAAAATATAAAACAATAGAGGCCCTGCTTGCCAAAATGGAGCAAACATGCCTCTAATATGATATAAAATAAAAAACAAATTTTATTGTTTAAAACTGACTTAGGTCGGAGCGTTTAATAGTTGATTTATAGTTTTGGGCAAATATACCTATTGGCACTCGCTTTTGGTAGGCCGATGTGGTATAGTAATGCAAAATAAGGTCTAAATCGTGCGCATCTAAATACCCCGGAAAAAGGGAAAGATGGCGGTATTTTTCGTCTAAAATTACCGTAGCAGGCAATTCAACGCGATTTTTCATTAGTTCTAAGGCCAACTCATTAGCTCCGGCCTTGCCTTGTTTAACATATTTATACGTTTTCCCTTTAAAATTAAGCGTGTTTTTATCTTCGGCATCTAAACGAACAGCGTAAAATTTTTCGCCAACATATTGCACAACAGCTTCGTGCTTAAATGTGGTTTTATCCATTTTTTTGCACCAGCCGCACCAGTCGGCATAAATTTTAAATAAAACTTTTCGGGGTTCTTTTTGCATCAGCGAGTCAAGCGCATCAAGTTCAACCCATTCAATATCATTATTGTTTTGGGCTTGTGCTGCATTATTATCAGTAGTATAATTTTGGGCAGCGGGTGTAAATGCGCTAAACATTGTGGCACACAAAACAAAAGAAAAAGCA encodes the following:
- a CDS encoding DUF255 domain-containing protein, giving the protein MFSAFTPAAQNYTTDNNAAQAQNNNDIEWVELDALDSLMQKEPRKVLFKIYADWCGWCKKMDKTTFKHEAVVQYVGEKFYAVRLDAEDKNTLNFKGKTYKYVKQGKAGANELALELMKNRVELPATVILDEKYRHLSLFPGYLDAHDLDLILHYYTTSAYQKRVPIGIFAQNYKSTIKRSDLSQF
- a CDS encoding OmpH family outer membrane protein; protein product: MKQLFLALSLFVLSVLLAPTNLAAQSFGYVDSRQILEKMNTYQQAQQQINQIAEGWEKEVTAQKQNIEKLYKQFQAEQVLLTDKDRAKREQEIFDKEKALKDFQREKFGPEGELYKKRVELVKPIQDQVAKAIETVAKNKKIDFVLDKGQGVAIVYANPSFDYTADVLKELNTK